The sequence below is a genomic window from Leptospira dzoumogneensis.
TGATTATTAACCACAATATCAGTGCCATCTTCGCTCACAGAACTTTGAAGTTCAATAGCGAAAGCATGAACAAAGACATCGAAAAGTTGTCTTCCGGTATGAGAATCAACCGTGCAGGTGATGATGCATCCGGTTTGGCCGTGTCTGAAAAAATGAGGACACAGGTTGGAGGTTTGCGCAGGGCGGAACAAAACACTGAAGACGGTATGTCTTTGATCCAAACAGCGGAAGGTTATCTGCAAGAAACCCATGAAGTTGTTCAAAGGATCCGTGTGCTTGCTGTGCAAGCTGCGAACGGTATTTATACCGAAGAAGACCGTCAACAAATACAAGTAGAAGTATCTCAGTTGGTCGACGAGATCGACAGGATTGCTTCTCAGGCCGAGTTCAACAAAATGAAACTCCTTACAGGAGCTTTCGCTCGTTTGAATCCGACCGCAAGTATGTGGTTCCATATGGGTGCTAACATGCACCAAAGAGAAAGAGTGTATATCGAAACGATGAACACTGCGGCTCTGGGATTA
It includes:
- a CDS encoding flagellin yields the protein MIINHNISAIFAHRTLKFNSESMNKDIEKLSSGMRINRAGDDASGLAVSEKMRTQVGGLRRAEQNTEDGMSLIQTAEGYLQETHEVVQRIRVLAVQAANGIYTEEDRQQIQVEVSQLVDEIDRIASQAEFNKMKLLTGAFARLNPTASMWFHMGANMHQRERVYIETMNTAALGLRNPTVLTFISLSTAGKANSVIGLADDALRLISKQRADLGAYYNRLEHAAKGLMNAYENIQAAESRIRDTDMAEQMTSFTRYQILTQAATAMLAQANMKPQTVLQLLK